The genomic segment ATTTCAATTTCGAGTTCGTCAGCCATGTGCTCATTACTCATTCTTTTTTGCTGTCTTACGCCGTGCATGTAAAGTGCGCTTTTGGTTTTGCTACCGGCTACGCCGATCGTTGATACCAGTGCTTCGCCGGGTCCATTCACCACGCAGCCAATAATGGACACATCGAGAGGGGTAACAATATCTTCAAGGCGCTGCTCCAGCTCATTCACTACGCTAATAACGTCAAATTCCTGGCGTGAACAGGTTGGGCAGGCGATGAAGTTGATGCCTCGTGAACGCAGGCGCAGGGATTTCAAAATATCAAAGCCCACTTTGATCTCCTCTACCGGATCGGCCGCCAGAGAGACCCTTAACGTATCGCCAATGCCTTCGGAAAGCAGCATTCCAATTCCAATAGCCGATTTTACCGCTCCTGCCCTGAACCCGCCAGCTTCAGTAATACCCAGGTGAAGCGGTTGTTGAATTTCACGGGCTAATAAACGGTACGAATTCACCGCGAGGTTAACATCGGAGGCCTTAACGCTTATTTTGAAGTTATCAAAATTATGATCCAGCAGAATATTGACGTGACGCATTGCCGATGCCAGCAGGGCCTCAGGGGTTGGTTCGCCGAATTTTTCCTGAATATCACGCTCAAGCGAACCGGCATTAACGCCAATGCGAATAGGAATGTTACGGTCCCTGGCACAGTCAATGACCGACCGTATCCTTGTTTCATTGCCAATATTACCCGGATTTATTCGTAAGCAATCTGCGCCATAATCCGCGACTTTTAATGCAATGCGGTAATCGAAATGAATGTCTGCAATTAAGGGCACATGCGATGACGCTTTAATGGTTTTAAAACACTCAGCAGCCTCCATCGTGGGTACAGACACTCTGATAATATCGGCACCTACCGCCTCAAGGGCATGAATTTGCTTCAGCGTGGCAGCAATATCACAGGTGTTGGTGTTGGTCATAGACTGCACCGTTATGGGGGCGTCGCCCCCAACGGCAACATCCCCCACGTAGATTTTGTGCGATTTACGGCGTTCATTTACAGCTGTATTTTTCATGCGCTTTCCTTATAAATTCACGTATGTGTATACTGTTCCGTCTTCGGCAAATGCATTAGCCTGCAGTTCTATTTCAAGCATATATACATCCGGACGAGCAAGCTTGAGAGGTGATTGTTTGATAGTTTTGTTTTTGCACATCTTCAGCCACTGTTGGTATTGCTCCTGTTTTTCCTCAACTTTTTTGCCAGTAGAGTAAAGTTCTTTTAAACATTCCAGCGCTTCCTTATGCGATGCGCCTTGAAGCGATTTGTCTTTCTCTTTTTCTTTAATTAGTTTGAGGATGAAATCACCTTCTGCAATTCTGTTATATTTATAAGGGTTAGATTTGCTTATATTGAAATACTGCATTTTAGCTTCAAGGAATCTCTTGATCGCAGGGCTGTAATGGACAACGTCGTTTGGTGTTAAAAATAAAATGAGACTGATAGATTCTTCCCAGAAATGTAAATTTTTATCGAGTTTCTGTAACTTTTTCATTGGGTCATAATGGAGAACACGAATACGAAAATTAGTCAATGATTTCGCGTCATCGCTTTTGTTTTTCGCATGTAAATGCGCTCTATTCTGAGCGGGTGAAGTAGACGCAGTCGCTGTAGGCACGGTAATCTCCTGATATGCGGTTTAACAAATTTATTATGACTGAAAATTATACGTGACAAGTAAATGGAGGAGGAGAGCAATTTAGAGCGGTGGAGGGGTGAATTTTATATCGATTACGTGCTGAAAATGTTAATGTCTCAGGCGAATTGTTGCTTTTAGCAAAAAAAATAATGCCAGCCCGTCAGAGCTGGCATTGGCATAGAGCTTACTCTAAGCATCCTTGATAGTTAGGATCGGTTTTCACAATATTATTCTGCACCTTGCCATCTTTCATTCGGTAGGCTGACCCAACATCTGCAGCCTCCTCGCTATTGGCCCATACATATTGTGGCATAGCGGCATACGTTGGATAACTTGCCATATGTCCCCACAGTGCCGTTATGCGTTGGAAATCCGCTATCTCAGGCATTTTACGACCCGCACTGGCGCAGTTGTTTTTGGCATCAGCGTAAGTTTCCAGGTCAGAGGTGACATGGAGCATTTCATTACCTTTTTTGACATGCAAGGAATTGGCATCATCAGATGTCCTTCCGAGGGTAGTGATAGTGATTGTGAAGTCAGCAAGCTGATCTTTGATGGTCACGCTTCCGTGATCATCTACCGTTGCGACGTTATCATCTGATGATTTCCAGATATAGTTACCATCTCCACCTGTCGCCGTCTCGCCGAGTTCAAACTGGGTATTACTGATCCAAGATGCCGGAAGTGAATTTTGCAGCAACGCTTTTCCTTCAAGTTGAAGTTGTCCAGACAGTTTTGGAATAGCATTAAATTCTACACGTTGCTGAGAACAGGTGGTCGTACCTGTGATACAGGCGGTTATTTCTGTCACCGTTCCTCTTGTTGTTTCAGTGGTAGAATATAGTGTTGTCGCAACGGCATTTCCGTTAACTAATTTTGTTTCGACATCGCTTTCACTAAAGGAACAGTCACTACAGTTGGTAGAGAATGTTACAGATGCTCCTGTGGCGGGATTACCGTCAGCATTTTTTACGGACACGCTAATCGGCTCTTGCCGGTCAACCCAAGCGGTTGCGGGGGTGGCAAAAGTTATTTGCTTATTACCAGGGTCTTCACCTCCCGTGACTGAAAACTGCGTCTGCGCGGTATTAGAGGCATTGTTATGACGGTCATAGGCGGTGCCTTTGAGCGTATATTGTCCGGCCACCGGGGGTAAGGTCACCTTGAAATGGGTTTTATCACTTCCAGGCGTAACAACGCCGCCCGCTTTCAACAGGGATGAAGATGGATCCCATTGAATATGATCAAGCCCATTTTTTGCTTCAACTGAAGCCGCAAGGGTGACATCTTGTGAAGCCTGGCCGCTTAAGGATGCCGGCAGGGATAACTTGATAACATCCTGTTTGCGATACTGCATGACAATATCGTTATTGCGGTCGACGAAATCAAAGCGGGAGCCCATCAACGAGCGACGAGCCTGTACCGCATCCGGTGAAACTTGTTCTGACCATGGAACACCGAATGCATAGTTAAAGGCTAACGATACTGCCGTGTCGTCCAGCGAATCACTGCCTTTTTTATAATCAACGGCGAAGGTAACTAAAGGAACGGGCGTGTAGCTCAGCCCAACGGTTATAGCTTTAGGATCGGTTTGCAGGTCATCGGTTCCAAATAATGCAACATCATCACCAAAATATTGCTCATATTTTACATGACCGCCCAGTTGTGCATAAGAGGGTAAATATCCCTCGACCTGCAGATCATAGCCATCTGCGGCTTTCTCATCATAATCTTGCATTTCATCGGAATCTTTCCAGTCGCTCAATGCAAAGTAGGCGTTGCCGGCAAATTTAAAATAGTCGCGCCAAAGCTCAACGCCCACGCCTGCGCGCGTCACGTTACTGCTCATATTCTGATCATAAAAGACGTTGTAACCCAACATGCTCTTGTTTTTCAGAAAATAGCGTTGACCCAAACCGACGTTGACGATCATATCGTCAGTGTCTTGATAGTGGGTATCAAACTGAATGTAGTCGAGCCGGTTTTCTTGATTGTGAAGGCCAAATAAAATATCGGCGCTGCTGTTGGCAAGGGCTTTACTATTATCTGTCTGAGAATTGAGTGTGATACGCGCATTACCATATTGCTTCAGCCAATTCTCAATGGTTCCGGATGCAAGCTGTGACATCTGTTCGTAGGCATAATTACCCACCGAACCATTCATCCTGGCTAATGATGTTGCGGTTTTACTGATGGTCTTATCGGTAGACGGGGCCGTTTGAGCTGATGTTGATGTGGAGCCCAATGTTGGCAAATTCTCACTTTCCACTGTTGGTGAGGAATGCGTATCTTGGGCGTTAACAACCGTAACTGCACTCGTTAAAAACAGTGCAAGTAAAAATTTTTTTTTTCCATAAGAGTAAATATACTTGTATTGTGAATAGTTAAAAACAG from the unidentified bacterial endosymbiont genome contains:
- a CDS encoding inverse autotransporter beta domain-containing protein, whose product is MPTLGSTSTSAQTAPSTDKTISKTATSLARMNGSVGNYAYEQMSQLASGTIENWLKQYGNARITLNSQTDNSKALANSSADILFGLHNQENRLDYIQFDTHYQDTDDMIVNVGLGQRYFLKNKSMLGYNVFYDQNMSSNVTRAGVGVELWRDYFKFAGNAYFALSDWKDSDEMQDYDEKAADGYDLQVEGYLPSYAQLGGHVKYEQYFGDDVALFGTDDLQTDPKAITVGLSYTPVPLVTFAVDYKKGSDSLDDTAVSLAFNYAFGVPWSEQVSPDAVQARRSLMGSRFDFVDRNNDIVMQYRKQDVIKLSLPASLSGQASQDVTLAASVEAKNGLDHIQWDPSSSLLKAGGVVTPGSDKTHFKVTLPPVAGQYTLKGTAYDRHNNASNTAQTQFSVTGGEDPGNKQITFATPATAWVDRQEPISVSVKNADGNPATGASVTFSTNCSDCSFSESDVETKLVNGNAVATTLYSTTETTRGTVTEITACITGTTTCSQQRVEFNAIPKLSGQLQLEGKALLQNSLPASWISNTQFELGETATGGDGNYIWKSSDDNVATVDDHGSVTIKDQLADFTITITTLGRTSDDANSLHVKKGNEMLHVTSDLETYADAKNNCASAGRKMPEIADFQRITALWGHMASYPTYAAMPQYVWANSEEAADVGSAYRMKDGKVQNNIVKTDPNYQGCLE
- the ispG gene encoding flavodoxin-dependent (E)-4-hydroxy-3-methylbut-2-enyl-diphosphate synthase, encoding MKNTAVNERRKSHKIYVGDVAVGGDAPITVQSMTNTNTCDIAATLKQIHALEAVGADIIRVSVPTMEAAECFKTIKASSHVPLIADIHFDYRIALKVADYGADCLRINPGNIGNETRIRSVIDCARDRNIPIRIGVNAGSLERDIQEKFGEPTPEALLASAMRHVNILLDHNFDNFKISVKASDVNLAVNSYRLLAREIQQPLHLGITEAGGFRAGAVKSAIGIGMLLSEGIGDTLRVSLAADPVEEIKVGFDILKSLRLRSRGINFIACPTCSRQEFDVISVVNELEQRLEDIVTPLDVSIIGCVVNGPGEALVSTIGVAGSKTKSALYMHGVRQQKRMSNEHMADELEIEIRALLAREGM